One region of Epilithonimonas zeae genomic DNA includes:
- a CDS encoding ferritin-like domain-containing protein — MATTKSAPATKTKTAAKSTTATKKTPAKKDAAKDLSDLFEDSLKDIYWAEKALVKALPKMMKNATNEKLKTAIEKHLAETETHVTRLEEIFESMGKKAQAKKCDAMQGLLDEADSIVEETEPGTVRDAGIIAAAQKVEHYEIATYGTLAAFAKILKESTPLKHLLKTLEEEKTCDESLTQLTDVNLNSKAK; from the coding sequence ATGGCAACTACAAAATCGGCACCAGCAACAAAAACAAAGACTGCTGCAAAAAGTACAACCGCAACAAAAAAAACACCTGCTAAAAAAGATGCTGCTAAGGATTTGAGCGATCTTTTCGAAGACAGTTTAAAAGACATCTATTGGGCAGAAAAAGCATTGGTAAAAGCTTTACCGAAAATGATGAAAAATGCGACCAATGAAAAATTGAAAACTGCTATCGAAAAGCATTTGGCCGAGACAGAAACACATGTTACTCGCCTGGAAGAGATTTTCGAATCTATGGGTAAAAAAGCTCAGGCTAAAAAATGCGATGCAATGCAAGGTTTGCTGGATGAGGCAGACAGTATAGTTGAGGAAACAGAGCCAGGAACTGTGAGAGATGCAGGAATCATTGCGGCAGCACAGAAAGTGGAACATTATGAGATTGCTACTTACGGAACATTGGCGGCGTTTGCCAAGATTTTAAAAGAATCTACACCATTGAAGCATCTGCTTAAAACTTTGGAAGAAGAGAAAACCTGTGATGAGTCTTTGACACAGCTTACGGACGTTAATCTTAATTCTAAAGCAAAATAG
- a CDS encoding TonB-dependent receptor yields MQTLSLKTATSVAAICFSSIVFAQQKYSVSGIVKDQKNGELLIGVSVKVAEDPTISVVANEYGFYSLSLPKGSYTLVVSNPGFKDFQQIVNVEDDVKLNLQLNQEGSDERVKEIDEVVISAVKKDKNLSSAQMGTETLSIKQIDKLPVLFGEKDVMKTIQLLPGIKSNGEGSSGFSVRGGATDQNLILLDEAAVYNASHLLGFFSTFNSDALKDVSIIKGNSPAQYGGRLSSVLDVKMKDGNNKDYNVNGGIGLISSRLSVEGPIQKEKSSFIVSGRRTYADLFLKATDDFKDSKLYFYDLNLKANYQINDNNRLYLSVYFGRDVLGLGDTFSTDWGNTTATLRWNSIINSKLFSNTSFIYSNYNYNVSLSSNNNTFGLDSEIEDWNLKQDFSWFAGNKHNVKFGFQSIYHTITPSSASGTSVSSFPRNPRYSWENAIYINDDFKATEKLTINYGARLSIFSVLGGDTFNTYENGILTNSEYLEKGKFGKTYINLEPRITANYRINEVSSVKGGYSRNTQNLHLLSNSGSGNPTDQWIGSSYTVKPEIADQISAGYSRNFNNNNYELNAEIYYKSMQNQIDYKNGAQISFDTAADVESELLFGKGRAYGLELIAKKKSGKLTGWISYTLSKTERKIEGINDNQWYNARQDKTHDLSVVATYQLNPKWSFSGLFLYSTGNAVTFPTGKYELNGQTVFQYSNRNADRMPAYHRMDLSATYEPVSTKRWKGSWSFGIYNVYGRQNAYTINFEDNPDKPGTTRAMQTSLFRWVPNITYNFKF; encoded by the coding sequence ATGCAGACATTATCCCTGAAAACTGCTACCTCCGTAGCGGCGATTTGTTTTAGTTCCATTGTTTTTGCACAGCAGAAATATTCGGTAAGCGGAATAGTAAAAGATCAGAAAAACGGTGAATTGCTCATCGGTGTTTCTGTAAAAGTTGCAGAAGATCCTACCATTTCTGTTGTCGCCAACGAATACGGATTTTACTCACTTTCACTTCCGAAAGGCTCTTATACTTTGGTCGTTTCCAATCCGGGGTTTAAAGATTTTCAGCAGATTGTGAATGTTGAGGATGATGTGAAGCTTAATTTACAGCTCAATCAGGAAGGAAGTGATGAAAGAGTAAAAGAAATAGATGAAGTCGTCATTTCCGCAGTGAAAAAAGACAAAAATCTTTCATCGGCACAAATGGGAACGGAAACCTTGAGCATTAAACAGATTGACAAACTTCCTGTTTTGTTTGGTGAAAAAGATGTGATGAAAACCATTCAGCTTTTGCCAGGAATTAAAAGCAACGGAGAAGGAAGCAGCGGATTTTCGGTAAGAGGTGGTGCAACCGATCAGAATTTGATTTTACTGGATGAAGCGGCAGTTTACAATGCATCGCATTTGCTTGGATTCTTCAGTACCTTTAATAGCGATGCTTTGAAAGATGTAAGTATCATCAAAGGAAACAGTCCTGCTCAATACGGAGGTCGACTTTCATCTGTTCTGGATGTCAAAATGAAAGACGGAAACAACAAAGATTACAACGTCAACGGAGGAATTGGTTTAATCAGCAGCAGATTGAGCGTGGAAGGGCCAATTCAGAAAGAAAAATCATCATTTATCGTTTCGGGAAGAAGAACGTACGCTGATTTATTTTTAAAAGCTACCGATGATTTTAAAGACAGCAAACTGTATTTTTATGATTTAAACTTAAAAGCCAATTATCAGATTAATGACAACAACCGTTTGTATTTGTCGGTATATTTTGGAAGAGATGTTTTAGGTTTGGGTGATACTTTCTCGACAGATTGGGGAAATACCACGGCAACTTTGCGCTGGAACAGTATTATCAACAGTAAATTATTTTCAAATACTTCATTTATCTACAGCAACTACAATTATAATGTAAGTTTAAGCAGCAACAACAATACTTTCGGATTGGATTCGGAGATTGAAGACTGGAATTTGAAGCAGGATTTCTCTTGGTTTGCAGGAAATAAGCATAATGTAAAATTTGGTTTTCAGTCGATTTATCATACGATTACTCCAAGCAGTGCTTCCGGAACGAGTGTAAGCAGCTTTCCGAGAAACCCGAGATATTCTTGGGAAAATGCAATTTATATTAATGATGATTTTAAAGCAACAGAAAAGCTGACCATCAATTACGGGGCAAGACTTTCAATATTCAGTGTTTTGGGTGGCGATACTTTTAATACTTACGAAAACGGAATTTTAACGAATTCTGAATATTTAGAAAAAGGAAAATTTGGTAAAACCTACATAAATCTTGAACCGAGAATTACTGCGAATTACAGAATTAACGAAGTAAGCAGTGTGAAAGGTGGTTATTCCCGAAACACGCAGAATTTACACCTTTTAAGTAACAGCGGAAGTGGAAATCCAACCGATCAGTGGATTGGAAGCAGCTACACGGTAAAACCTGAAATTGCAGACCAGATCAGTGCAGGTTACAGCCGAAATTTCAACAACAATAATTATGAATTGAATGCTGAGATTTATTACAAATCGATGCAGAATCAGATTGATTATAAAAACGGTGCGCAAATCAGTTTTGATACGGCAGCAGACGTAGAAAGCGAATTGTTGTTCGGAAAAGGAAGAGCGTACGGTTTGGAATTAATTGCCAAAAAGAAAAGCGGAAAACTAACGGGCTGGATTTCTTATACTTTATCTAAAACCGAGAGGAAAATCGAAGGAATCAACGACAATCAATGGTATAATGCGAGACAGGATAAAACGCACGATCTTTCTGTTGTCGCAACTTATCAGTTAAATCCAAAGTGGTCTTTTTCCGGATTATTCCTTTACAGCACAGGAAATGCTGTGACTTTCCCAACCGGGAAATATGAACTGAACGGACAAACAGTTTTCCAGTACAGCAACAGAAACGCAGACAGAATGCCTGCTTATCACCGAATGGATCTGAGTGCAACCTATGAACCGGTTTCTACTAAACGCTGGAAAGGCTCCTGGTCATTCGGAATTTACAATGTATATGGCAGACAAAATGCGTACACCATTAATTTTGAAGACAATCCAGACAAGCCGGGAACGACGAGAGCAATGCAGACTTCGTTATTCCGCTGGGTTCCGAACATTACGTATAACTTCAAATTTTAA
- a CDS encoding DUF4249 domain-containing protein — MKNIFLIILSLFLVTSCEKEIDLDLEDQSGNIVIEGNVTDQAGPYYVKITKSVAFTQANQYPAIENAQVVLSDNTGQTETLQYIGNGRYQTSTFVGQSGRTYTLKIQAEGKEYTSTSTMPEAVTFDGLEQDSFIVGGETSYTLLPIFTDPQALGNRYLFIYNVNNRSKSNFQEFSDNINNGLPNQRPLILPNDDEDGSVKVKVGDTINVEMQCIDQNVYTFYSALLQLSNGGANGGVTPANPPSNVSNGALGYFSAHTVRKRSAIIK; from the coding sequence ATGAAAAATATATTTTTAATTATACTTTCATTATTTCTGGTCACATCTTGCGAAAAAGAAATCGATCTCGATCTGGAAGATCAAAGTGGGAATATTGTGATTGAAGGAAATGTAACCGATCAGGCTGGTCCGTATTACGTCAAAATCACAAAATCTGTTGCATTTACTCAGGCGAATCAATATCCAGCAATAGAAAATGCACAGGTTGTTTTAAGCGACAATACCGGACAAACCGAAACTTTACAATACATTGGAAACGGAAGATACCAAACATCAACTTTTGTAGGACAATCCGGAAGAACATACACTTTAAAAATTCAGGCAGAAGGAAAAGAATACACTTCAACAAGTACAATGCCTGAAGCGGTAACTTTTGATGGTCTTGAACAGGATTCTTTTATCGTTGGAGGTGAAACAAGTTATACGCTTTTACCCATTTTTACAGATCCGCAAGCCCTAGGAAACCGTTATCTTTTTATTTATAATGTCAACAATCGCTCTAAGAGTAACTTTCAGGAATTTTCAGATAACATCAACAATGGATTACCCAATCAAAGACCTTTGATATTACCCAATGATGACGAAGATGGAAGTGTGAAAGTTAAGGTGGGCGATACCATTAATGTAGAAATGCAGTGTATCGACCAAAACGTTTATACTTTTTACTCTGCGCTTTTACAGCTTTCAAACGGTGGAGCCAATGGTGGCGTTACACCAGCAAATCCACCAAGTAATGTCAGCAATGGTGCGTTGGGTTACTTTTCTGCACATACAGTAAGAAAAAGAAGTGCTATTATTAAATGA
- a CDS encoding lycopene cyclase domain-containing protein has product MQFTYLLIDFFTVIICFIFSFHPKINFHKHFRAFLLSSLLVAIVFVIWDAWFTKMGVWWFNNDYLIGIRFLGLPLEELLFFICIPFSCIFTYHCLTKFFPMDWDSLRDKVFVLGFVIISIFFAILFYDKIYTFITFLTLAVSMIVLRFVLNVQWIGKAFTIYLILLPGFLLVNGILTGSGLENPIVNYNPQDFIGFRIITIPIEDFFYGFELIIWNLFFFEKFKIDVLEEAYLGE; this is encoded by the coding sequence ATGCAATTTACCTATTTGCTGATTGATTTCTTCACCGTTATTATCTGCTTTATATTCTCTTTTCATCCAAAAATTAACTTCCACAAACATTTCCGTGCCTTTCTACTTTCATCCCTTTTAGTAGCAATCGTATTTGTAATTTGGGATGCATGGTTTACAAAAATGGGCGTTTGGTGGTTCAATAATGATTATTTGATTGGAATAAGATTTTTAGGATTACCTCTTGAAGAACTACTTTTTTTTATCTGTATTCCTTTTTCCTGTATATTTACTTATCATTGTTTAACTAAATTTTTCCCAATGGATTGGGATTCTTTGCGTGATAAAGTTTTTGTTTTAGGATTTGTAATAATTTCGATTTTTTTTGCTATATTATTTTATGATAAGATCTATACATTCATCACATTTTTGACTTTAGCAGTCAGTATGATTGTATTAAGATTTGTTTTAAATGTGCAGTGGATAGGAAAAGCGTTTACAATTTATTTGATTCTTTTGCCTGGATTTCTACTTGTCAATGGGATATTGACAGGTTCAGGTTTGGAAAACCCAATCGTCAATTATAATCCTCAAGATTTCATTGGTTTTAGAATTATAACCATCCCGATAGAAGATTTCTTCTATGGTTTTGAATTAATTATTTGGAATCTTTTTTTCTTTGAAAAGTTTAAAATAGATGTATTGGAAGAGGCTTATTTGGGAGAATAA
- a CDS encoding sterol desaturase family protein, whose amino-acid sequence MNFLIVLATFLLMEGFTWCVHKYVMHGFLWSLHRDHHDHSTDPPLEKNDYFFVIFAIPAIALMYYGSTQNFNYYFYIGIGITLYGMSYFFVHDIFIHQRFKILKNTQNPYLLAIRRAHKQHHKHLGKDHGECFGFLWVPVKYFKMYFNKKK is encoded by the coding sequence ATGAATTTTCTGATTGTTTTAGCAACTTTTCTTTTGATGGAAGGCTTTACCTGGTGTGTTCACAAATATGTGATGCACGGCTTTCTTTGGTCACTCCACAGAGATCATCACGATCATTCTACAGATCCGCCTTTGGAAAAAAACGATTACTTTTTTGTGATCTTTGCAATTCCGGCAATAGCTTTAATGTACTATGGAAGTACACAAAATTTCAATTATTACTTTTATATCGGCATCGGAATAACATTGTATGGAATGTCGTATTTTTTTGTCCATGATATCTTCATCCACCAAAGATTTAAGATCTTAAAAAACACTCAAAATCCATATCTTCTTGCAATCAGAAGAGCTCACAAACAGCATCATAAACATCTTGGAAAAGATCACGGAGAATGTTTCGGTTTCCTTTGGGTTCCTGTCAAATACTTCAAAATGTATTTCAATAAAAAAAAATAA